The DNA window GGCGCCTCCATGAACACGCTGTTGATGAAGCTGACCACCTGTTCGAGCTTCTGGATCAGGATGGTCGCGAAACTGACGAACATCACGATTTCGCCGACGCTGGTGAGGCCCTGTTCGTGCAGCGCGATACCGACGGTGAAGATGGCGAGCACGGTGATGGTGGTCGACGTCCGGGTGATGACGGTGACCAGCGCCCACCACGACAGCACCGGCATCTGCACCGCCAACAGCTTGTCGGCGACGAAGCGCAGTCCCTGCACCTCGGCATCGATGCGCACGAAGCTTTGCACCAGCGCGACATTGCCGAGCGCATCGGAGGCGCGCGCGGAAAGATCGCTGTAATGGGCCTCGACCTCGCTTTGCATGCCGTAGGTCTTGCGCACCACGAGCGTCGTCAGCACCGTGAACACCACGCACAGTGCGAACAGCACGATCGCCAGCCGCCAGTTGATGTAAAGCGCCAGCGGCAGCAGCACCACCAGCGACATGATCGCGGCGAAATGCTCACGGAAAAATCCGAGCCACAGCCGCCACAGCGCATCGGTACCGTTCAGCATCACCTTCATCAGGCGGCCGGAATGGGTGCCGGTGTGGAAAGTCAGCGGCAATTGCATGATGTGTTCGAAGTAATTGGTCAGCACCGCCTGGCGCTGGCGGTGCGCCAGCCGATCGGCGTGGAGGGCCACCGCCGCACTGCACAGAATCGTGAACAGGGCAAACGCCGCCCAGGCCGCCAGCAGCGGCCAGGCTGACGATCCGTAGGAGCCCGCGGACGGCCTGCCGGAAAGAGCGTCGACGATGCGGCCGAACAGCACCGGTTCGGCGAATTGGGTACCTGCCAGCAGCAGATTGGCGCCGGCGAGCATCCAGCCCAGCCGGGCCTCCTTGCCGAGCAGTTCGAGGACGCGTGTATAGAGGCGAAGCAGGGACATGCCGTGGCGGCTCGCGGTCGGCGGGGGCGGACGATCGTCAGACGCATTCTAATCAGGGATCGTCGCCGGGATACAGCCGTTCGCTCAATTTTCGGGCTGGTTGACCAGGCGGTCGCTGAGGGGAGGCAGGAAACTATTGTCGAAAATATCCGCCGCGGACGGCCGCTTCTGGAATTTGAAATCCTCGGCGATTTGACTGATCGACCGGTCCAGGCGAGCCGGATCGACGCCGCCGATGCCGTTGCGCTTCACTTCGCCGGTGAGGAGGTTGTCGCTGATTACATTGCGCAGGCGCTCCAGCTCGAGATCGGGCGATCCGTCCCCCATCCGACCGGCAACTTCGTTGGCCGCGCGCACGGGCTCCTTGATGGCCAGATACAAGCCGGCAATCGCTGCGCGCACAAAGCCCTTCACGGCCTCGGGCCTTTTGGCGGCGAACGCCGGATTGACGATCACCGCGAACCCGTAGGCCTCGCAGCCATAGTCGGCATATCGAAGCACTGCGAGGTCGTCGGCCGGAACGCCGCGATCCCTCAAATTGACCGCCGACAGATACGAAAATCCGGCCACGGCGTCGACCTGACCGGCCGACAGCATCGGCTCGCGCACGGCGGCACTGATTTTGTCGAACGTCACGTTGGCGATCTTGATGCCGTTCTGCCGCGCCAGCGCCGGCCAAAGCCGGATCGAAAGATCGCCCTCGGCGACGCCGAGCGTTTTGCCCTCGATATCCGAGAGCGCGCGGATGCCGCGGCTTTTGCGGCCCACGATGGCGTAGGGCGATTTGTTGAACAGCACGAACACGGCCTTGACCGGCGGCGCGTTTGAACTGCCGCGGAAGCGGATCAGTTCGTTGATGTCGATCAGCGCAAGATCGCTGGTACCCGCGGCGACGCGCGCAATCGCCTCCGGCGACCCGCTGGCGACATCGGTCGTGACCGCGAGGCCTTCCGCCGCAAACAAACCGCGGGTCGACGCCAGCACGAAGGGGGCCGCGCCGGCGTTGATCGGACGGTCGTAGGAAAACTCGATCGCGATCGGTTGCCGATCGGCATCCGCCGCCCGGCTGTCTCCTGCGCCGGGGCAGACAAAACCGAGCAGGCCCATCAGCGAAGCCAAAATGCAGCGGACGGTTGTTGTCGGAGTGAAGCGCATTGGGCTTTCCGGACCGCAGCTAACCGCGCCGGACGTGTCTGTTCATGACACCCGAAACGGCGGTGAACACTCTGCCGGACGAAGTCTGAACGTTCGATGAGCGGCGCGATTTCGCCCCCTCGCGTTCAGCTTAAGTTCGGATTCGGGAACCTAACGCGGGGCTCCACGGTTAGTTACCGGAGGCGGGCCGTTACGGAGGATATTGAGATGTTTGCGCGAAAAGGAGTGTTTTCATTCATTGGCCGCACCGCCGCGATGGCGACCGTCGCGGCAGTCGCACTGACGGTAGTCGAGCCGTCGCTGGCGCTCGCCGGGCCCGTGCCATCAGGCAAGGGCCTGTCGGCCGCGACCAGCGTTACCACTGACATCAGCGCCCGCCGCCGGTCCTACCGTGGCGGCGGCGGCGGTGCAGCCGTAGCCGCTTTCGCCGGCATCGTGGGCACCGGCCTTGCGATCGCCGCGAGCCAGAACCGCGCGGCATATGCTTATGATGACGGTTATTATGGCGGCGGCCCCGGCTACTACGGCGGCGGCCCGGTCTACTACGGCGGTGGCCCCTATTACGGCGGATATGGCTATGGATCGAGCGTGCCCTATTTCCATGGTCATCCGAACGCCGGCTGGTAAATCCCGCCCCGTCATTGATTTGCCGGCGCCCCTTGTGTCGCCGGCAAATTTTTATGCCTGCGCGTTAACGCGCTGGCCATAGGTTTGGATTAGTTTTGGGCGATGAGTGATTCGCTCGAGCGGCTTTATCTGGCGGTGATCGCGGCCAAGGATCTCGATCCGGCAATTTCGCGAACCGCACGGCTGTTTCAGCGCGGCCCGGACAAGATGGCCAAAAAGCTGGCTGAGGAAGCCATCGAGGTCGTGATCGACGCCGTCAACGGCAATTCCGAGGCGGTGGTCCGCGAGAGTGCCGATCTTCTCTACAATCTCACCGTTTTATGGGCGTCGGCGGGCGTACGGCCCGAGGACGTGTGGCGCGAAATGGAGCGGCGCGAGCACATGCTCGGGATTGCCGAGAAGCTGCCAAAATCGGCCATGAAAATGCCCAAGGCGTCGTCGCCGCACGCCGCGCGGCGACCAATTGTCGCGCTCGAAGGCCGCGGCCTCCGCAAACGGCACTGAACCTCCTCCAAATTCCCCGCTCTCCCGGCATGGACAAATCCGCTCCATGGTGGTTCATCGCGCCATGCTGAGACGGATTTACGATTGGTGTATCGACGCTGCGCATAAACCATACGCGCTGTGGGTCATGGGCGCGGTCGCGTTCGCGGAGAGCTCGTTTTTTCCGGTGCCGCCGGACGTGATGCTGATCCCGATGTCGCTGGCGCGGCCGCAGCGGGCCTGGCTGTACGCCGCGATCTGCACCGCGACCTCGGTCGTGGGCGGCATGCTTGGCTATATGATCGGCGCGCTGCTCTACGATTCCATCGGACACTGGCTGATCGAATTTTACGGCCTTGGCGGCAAGGTCGAAGCCTTCCGCGAGTCCTACGCCCATTGGGGTGCCTGGATCATCATCGGCAAGGGCCTGACACCGATTCCCTACAAGCTCGTCACCATCACCTCGGGGTTTGCCGGCTACAACATCTGGCTGTTCGTGATGTGCTCTATCATTGCGCGGGGCGGCCGCTTCTTCGTGGTCGCCATCCTGCTCAACCGCTACGGTGAATGGATCCGCGTCAGGATCGAGAAGCATCTGGGGTTGTGGGTGGCGCTCGGCGCCGCCGTACTGGTGCTTGGTTTCTTTGTCGCATTTCGAATGATCTGAAGACGGCCCGCGAAAGGCTTTGCCGTTTCGCGGGCCGTCAGGTTACGCTGGATGTCATGCTTGATCGAGCCGGCCATCTGATCGCGCGGACGAGGGCGCATGTCGCGACCGCGGCTGCAGCGGTGTTGACGCTGATGGTTGTCACCGGCGCCGGTTGGTCGCAAGCAGCGCCGCCGTCACCCACGCTCGGT is part of the Bradyrhizobium erythrophlei genome and encodes:
- a CDS encoding glucan ABC transporter ATP-binding protein/ permease, with protein sequence MSLLRLYTRVLELLGKEARLGWMLAGANLLLAGTQFAEPVLFGRIVDALSGRPSAGSYGSSAWPLLAAWAAFALFTILCSAAVALHADRLAHRQRQAVLTNYFEHIMQLPLTFHTGTHSGRLMKVMLNGTDALWRLWLGFFREHFAAIMSLVVLLPLALYINWRLAIVLFALCVVFTVLTTLVVRKTYGMQSEVEAHYSDLSARASDALGNVALVQSFVRIDAEVQGLRFVADKLLAVQMPVLSWWALVTVITRTSTTITVLAIFTVGIALHEQGLTSVGEIVMFVSFATILIQKLEQVVSFINSVFMEAPRLQEFFNVLDAVPTVRDRPDAIDTGRLSGLVEFKDVSFSYDGKRPAVEDLCFTALPGQTIALVGPTGAGKSTAIALLHRAFDPQSGFIRIDGMDVRGLTLTALRRNIGVVFQEALLFDRSIADNLRVGKPDATDEELRIAAGRAQALDFIERSERGFETKAGERGRLLSGGERQRLSIARALLKDPPVLILDEATSALDAVTEARVNAALDEVMKGRTTFVIAHRLSTIRNATRILVFDNGHVIESGTFDELVAKGGRFAELAKAQFMVQESARASVAAPAIGNVAVKI
- a CDS encoding ABC transporter substrate-binding protein; the protein is MRFTPTTTVRCILASLMGLLGFVCPGAGDSRAADADRQPIAIEFSYDRPINAGAAPFVLASTRGLFAAEGLAVTTDVASGSPEAIARVAAGTSDLALIDINELIRFRGSSNAPPVKAVFVLFNKSPYAIVGRKSRGIRALSDIEGKTLGVAEGDLSIRLWPALARQNGIKIANVTFDKISAAVREPMLSAGQVDAVAGFSYLSAVNLRDRGVPADDLAVLRYADYGCEAYGFAVIVNPAFAAKRPEAVKGFVRAAIAGLYLAIKEPVRAANEVAGRMGDGSPDLELERLRNVISDNLLTGEVKRNGIGGVDPARLDRSISQIAEDFKFQKRPSAADIFDNSFLPPLSDRLVNQPEN
- the hisE gene encoding phosphoribosyl-ATP diphosphatase, whose amino-acid sequence is MSDSLERLYLAVIAAKDLDPAISRTARLFQRGPDKMAKKLAEEAIEVVIDAVNGNSEAVVRESADLLYNLTVLWASAGVRPEDVWREMERREHMLGIAEKLPKSAMKMPKASSPHAARRPIVALEGRGLRKRH
- a CDS encoding YqaA family protein, encoding MVVHRAMLRRIYDWCIDAAHKPYALWVMGAVAFAESSFFPVPPDVMLIPMSLARPQRAWLYAAICTATSVVGGMLGYMIGALLYDSIGHWLIEFYGLGGKVEAFRESYAHWGAWIIIGKGLTPIPYKLVTITSGFAGYNIWLFVMCSIIARGGRFFVVAILLNRYGEWIRVRIEKHLGLWVALGAAVLVLGFFVAFRMI